Genomic segment of Caldanaerobius polysaccharolyticus DSM 13641:
GCATATCGTATGCGATAATCTCAGGTTTTATCCTGAACAGTTTTTTGTACCTCTCTATGGTCTCCTGAAAGTATTCAAAAGTCTTGATACTTTCCATATCTCCTATATGCTGGCTCACAAAGAAATAGCCATCCCTTGCCAGGCATACCGTCACTTTGTCATGAGGCCCAACCGCTATAACCTGCAAACTCTTGGGTGGTTTTTGTGATTTATTTAACCAAGCTTGGTACAAAATAGGCTGCGGGGCATACCCCCGGGCCCTCCTTATTAAAACCTCCTCCCCGTCTACCACCATGGCAACAGAATCGTCGATGCGAGCAAAAATATCCCTGTCATGTATCAGGAGCCCATCGGCAATGCCTTTTAGCCTCTCTAAGGCCTCATCGTTGTCCTTTGCAATTGGCTCCTCAGAGAGATTGCCGCTGGTCATAACCAGCGGCCTGCCAAAATCACAAGCTATGAGGTAATGTAGAGGGGCAGGCGGGAGCATAACCCCTATCGTGTCAACACCAGGAGCTACTGACGGGGCAATGCAAGTCGTCCCGGGCCTCTTTTTTAGCAAAACTATGGGCCTCCTCTGAGAGGCCAACAGCTTCTCCTCCGCAGGTGAAACCTCCGCAAAGGACCTGACCGCATTTACATCAGCTGCCATAACAGCCAGAGGCTTTTCATACCTGTGCTTTCTCTCCCTTAACCGCTTTACGGCCTCTTCATCAGTGGCATCTACCGCCAGGTTAAAGCCTCCAACACCTTTTATAGCCACAATGCGGCCCTTTTTTAAAAAATTCACAGCCTTTTTTACAGCATCCTCACCGAATAAAAGGAAATCTTGGCCGTTGCAATCCACCCACGACACACGAGGGCCACAAACAGCACACGCATTGGGCTGGGCGTGAAACCTCCTATCAGAAGGGTTGTTGTATTCCCGCTGGCAATCCGGACACATGGCGAATCTCGCCATTGTGGTCATTGGCCTATCGTAAGGAATATCCTTTATAATAGAATACCTGGGCCCGCAATTGGTACAATTGATAAAAGGATATCGGTATCTTCTATTGCCTCTGTCAAAAAGCTCCGCCAAGCATTCATCGCAAATCCCCATATCTGGCGAAACAGGCAAAAAGCCTCCATCATCTTGGCTTTGCACTATTTTAAAATCACTATAATCCTTTTCGCGTAATTCCACCACTTTAACAGATTGTATTACAGAGAGTAAAGGAGGATTGCGCTTTATCTCGTCCAATAATTCTTCCAGCGCTTCGGGGCTTCCCTGAGCGTCAATGTACACCCCATAAGATGTATTTTTTATATAACCCCTGATACCCAGTTTTTTTGAAAGGTTATAAATAAAGGGGCGAAAACCCACCCCTTGAACAATACCGTATACGTAAATCTTTTTCCTCATATTTCATCCACTCTCTTATGAGACCTTTCAGAATACCATATACCACAGCTGCCCTCCGATGACACCATGCACGGACCTACAGGGGTGTCAGGAGTACATCTCCTGGCAAAAAGAGGACATTGTTCAGGTTCTATTACACCCCTTAACACATCGCCACACCTGCACCCTGCTGGTTCCTCAGAGTCAGGCACCTTTAAATCAAATCTCTTAGTGGCATCAAATTCGGCATACTCCGGCTTTATAATAAGACCTGAACCTCTTATAACCCCTATCCCCCTCCAGCGGGCATCGCAGGGCTCAAAAACCTCCTCCATGGCTTTTAGCGCTTCTACATTTCCTTCCTCCCTGACCACGCGGCTATACTGGTTTTGTATTTTAGGACCATCTTTTAGCTGTTTGAGCATGGCAGCAATACTCAACAATATATCTTCTGGCTGAAATCCCGATATAACGCCACCTACGCCGTACTGCGCAGGTAAAAACTCATATGGTTTCACCCCTATAATGGCGCTTACATGGCCTGGCAGCAAAAAACCGTCTATCTTTACCTCTCCCAGGTTCAGAAGGGCTTTCAAAGCTTCAGGCACGGTCTTGTGAAGTGACAAGACCGAAAAATTCTTTATGTTCTCTTTCTTAGCCCTCATTATTGCGTCAGCCACAGAGGGAGCAGTAGTCTCAAAGCCCACCCCTTCAAATACCACCTGCTTAGATGGGTTTTCCAACGCCATATCCAGCGCGTCATATACCGAATAAACAACTCTTACGTCGCAGCCCCGGGCTCTCATCTGCGACAAACTGGTTTGACTGCCAGGTACCCTTACCATGTCGCCGAAAGTTGTCAGGATAACATCGGGCAAACTGGCAAAGGATATGGCATAATCGATGTCCCTCGCCGACGTCACGCACACAGGACAACCAGGCCCTGATATCATCCTTATGTTATCAGGTAACATCTGCCTGATACCTGCCCGGGCAATAGACATGGTGTGAGTGCCGCATACTTCCATAAATACTATAGGTATACCAGGATTTAATTGCTCAATTTTACGCCTTATTTGGCGTATAAATTCCACGTTGATCTTTTTCATCCAATCAGCCCTTTACAAACCCATTACTTCTCTCCACAGCTCAAGCTCCTCCAGCGCTTCCTTCTCATCAACCTTGCTTATAGCGTATCCCGCGTGAACGATGACGTAATCGCCTACTTTTGCATCAGGTAACATCGCTATGGAGACTTTTCTGCTGGCTCCTCCAAATTCCACCAGAGCCTTATCCCCTTCAACCTCTATAATCTTTGCAGGAACACCAAGGCACATGTCCTCCGCCTTTCAGGCTTCCCCCTTTCCTTCGCCGATGTGCTCAAGCCAATCAATCCACTGGTCCAGGCCCTCTTCTGTCTTCGCGCTGAGGACAAAAAGATTGTAATCAGGATTCAACGCCTTCAACCCCTCTTTGAAAAACTCCATATCGAAGTCTACATAGGGTAACAAATCGGCTTTTGTGAGGACTACAGCACTGGCTTTAGAAAATATGAGGGGATACTTGTAAGGCTTATCGTGCCCTTCAGGCACGCTTATAACTGCTACCTTATGGTCCTCACCTATTTCAAATTCAGCGGGACAAACCAGATTGCCCACATTTTCTATAAAAAGAATCCCTTTTTTTAAATCCATTTCATTTAATGACATCTTAATCATATTGGCATCCAGGTGGCAAGCTCCACCGGTATTTATTTGCACAGCCGTGGAGCCAGCAGCACTTATCTTCTCGGCATCAATAGACGATTGGATATCCCCCT
This window contains:
- the hypF gene encoding carbamoyltransferase HypF, with product MRKKIYVYGIVQGVGFRPFIYNLSKKLGIRGYIKNTSYGVYIDAQGSPEALEELLDEIKRNPPLLSVIQSVKVVELREKDYSDFKIVQSQDDGGFLPVSPDMGICDECLAELFDRGNRRYRYPFINCTNCGPRYSIIKDIPYDRPMTTMARFAMCPDCQREYNNPSDRRFHAQPNACAVCGPRVSWVDCNGQDFLLFGEDAVKKAVNFLKKGRIVAIKGVGGFNLAVDATDEEAVKRLRERKHRYEKPLAVMAADVNAVRSFAEVSPAEEKLLASQRRPIVLLKKRPGTTCIAPSVAPGVDTIGVMLPPAPLHYLIACDFGRPLVMTSGNLSEEPIAKDNDEALERLKGIADGLLIHDRDIFARIDDSVAMVVDGEEVLIRRARGYAPQPILYQAWLNKSQKPPKSLQVIAVGPHDKVTVCLARDGYFFVSQHIGDMESIKTFEYFQETIERYKKLFRIKPEIIAYDMHPDYITTQYAEAAKDLKKIAVQHHHAHIVSCMVDSGLSGKVIGVAYDGTGYGDDGRLWGGEIMIADLGGYSRYYHLKYIPLIGGASAIKKIYKTGLAYMFESGSDFKLFEQSIDQKELCLLKAQWEKRINAPEVSSMGRLFDAVAAVLGIRHYVSYEGQAAAQLESLIDEKASGYYEYSIESDPLGQGKGVINPVNTVVSAYRDLEAGEPLGAIALRFHNSIVRFTVDAVERVGRLTGVLDVVLTGGVFQNRYLLSNIKSQLKSKGFNVYVHSKVPCNDGGISLGQAAIAYFKGLSK
- the hypD gene encoding hydrogenase formation protein HypD produces the protein MKKINVEFIRQIRRKIEQLNPGIPIVFMEVCGTHTMSIARAGIRQMLPDNIRMISGPGCPVCVTSARDIDYAISFASLPDVILTTFGDMVRVPGSQTSLSQMRARGCDVRVVYSVYDALDMALENPSKQVVFEGVGFETTAPSVADAIMRAKKENIKNFSVLSLHKTVPEALKALLNLGEVKIDGFLLPGHVSAIIGVKPYEFLPAQYGVGGVISGFQPEDILLSIAAMLKQLKDGPKIQNQYSRVVREEGNVEALKAMEEVFEPCDARWRGIGVIRGSGLIIKPEYAEFDATKRFDLKVPDSEEPAGCRCGDVLRGVIEPEQCPLFARRCTPDTPVGPCMVSSEGSCGIWYSERSHKRVDEI
- a CDS encoding HypC/HybG/HupF family hydrogenase formation chaperone, giving the protein MCLGVPAKIIEVEGDKALVEFGGASRKVSIAMLPDAKVGDYVIVHAGYAISKVDEKEALEELELWREVMGL
- the hypB gene encoding hydrogenase nickel incorporation protein HypB gives rise to the protein MEIKVLKNILDANDRIAGEIRALFKEKGITAVNIIGSPGCGKTSLILKTIERLKGKLNIQVIEGDIQSSIDAEKISAAGSTAVQINTGGACHLDANMIKMSLNEMDLKKGILFIENVGNLVCPAEFEIGEDHKVAVISVPEGHDKPYKYPLIFSKASAVVLTKADLLPYVDFDMEFFKEGLKALNPDYNLFVLSAKTEEGLDQWIDWLEHIGEGKGEA